Below is a genomic region from Mesorhizobium sp. NZP2298.
CGATTGCGTCGGCTTCACCGGCTCCACGGAAGTCGGCCGCTACTTCATGCAATATTCGGGTCAGTCGAACATCAAGCGCATCGGGCTGGAACTCGGCGGAAAATCGCCGCAGGTGGTGCTGGCGGACTGCGACGATCTCGATGCCGCGGCGCGATCCGTCGCGGCGGGCATCTTTGCCAATTCCGGACAGGTCTGCAATGCGGGCTCCCGGCTGATTGTCGAGGACAAGATCAAGGACAGGTTCCTCGAAAAGCTGCTTCAGCAGGCGGCGGCGCTTTCGCCGGCCGATCCCCTCGACCCGTCTACGAAACTGGGATCGATCGTCACCGAAGAGCAACTGGCCCGCGTCATGGGCTACATCGAGGATGGCGTCGCCGGCGGCGCCAGGATCGTCGCCGGCGGCAATCGCGTCCGCCAGGACAGCGGCGGCTTTTTCGTCGAACCAACGATCTTCGACGGCGTGTCCAACCAGATGAAGATCGCGCGCGAAGAGATTTTCGGTCCAGTGCTCGCGACCATCACGGTGCGCGACTTCGATGAGGCCATGACCGTCGCCAACGACACGATCTACGGGCTCGCGGCCGGGGTGTGGACGAACGATGTGAAGAAGGCGCATCGCGCGGCCAAGGCCATCAAAGCTGGAGTTGTATGGGTCAACTGTTTCGACCGAGGGCTGATGTCGGTGCCCTTCGGCGGTTTCAAGCAATCGGGCTTCGGCCGTGACAAGTCGATCCATGCGATGGAGAAATACACGGACCTCAAGGCGATGTGGTTCGCCCACTGATGGGCCGGCTGAAGGTTCTTTCGGATCAGGTTCCCGATGCCGCCGAACGGCGGCGGCGCATCGAGGTTGAACCTTTGCCGGCCAACATCGGTGCATTGATCGAC
It encodes:
- a CDS encoding aldehyde dehydrogenase yields the protein MNVEHKPNWHQRAEQTQLPTKAFIGGVYVDAISGETFDCVYPGNGKIIAEVAACGTADVDAAVISARRAFESGAWSRAAPAERKKVLLRFSELLLQNREELGLLETLNVGKPIANSTNGDIPSAANCIAWYAEAIDKVYGEVAVTADDVTTIVVREPVGVVAAVVPWNYPLSMAAWKLGPALATGNSVILKPAEQSPFTALRIAQLAMDAGLPAGVLNVVPGLGHVAGKALGLHMDVDCVGFTGSTEVGRYFMQYSGQSNIKRIGLELGGKSPQVVLADCDDLDAAARSVAAGIFANSGQVCNAGSRLIVEDKIKDRFLEKLLQQAAALSPADPLDPSTKLGSIVTEEQLARVMGYIEDGVAGGARIVAGGNRVRQDSGGFFVEPTIFDGVSNQMKIAREEIFGPVLATITVRDFDEAMTVANDTIYGLAAGVWTNDVKKAHRAAKAIKAGVVWVNCFDRGLMSVPFGGFKQSGFGRDKSIHAMEKYTDLKAMWFAH